ACCATATTCGATGAGTAAGACAAACCATGATCCAATATCAACACCTGCCTACAGAGTCTTGTCCCATTCAGACAGGAACACAAGTCCAGGACCATGGATGCTCATTCAAAATCAGGGTATCGAACTTCAGATATTGCagcaaatttaaaaaaaaatctcactTCAGATATACAAGCCATAAGAAGATGAATTATGCGGATAACATAAGTATATAAATTACAATGTACTAATTTTGTAATCCTCAATTTCTTGTGcctagattttttttagaaagaaTAATATGCACATTCCAAGCTATCATTGCAAGCAGAAATACTGAAGAACATTTAACATTTAGTCACGGACCAAGTAAGGCAGTAAAATGTTAAGAGCTTACATACAGAGCTGGTATAACTCGAAATCAACGATCAAGGTGAAACGTTAATAACAAACTACAGCTGAAACACTGAAGGCCAACAAGTCCAGTCCACGAGCATGCTAAAAGTCCTGTCACACCATAGCTCGCGTGCTGTTGACAATTGCTGCTACCCAGTTTTCCCTTGACCGAGAAGCTCCCACGAGGACCTTAAGCTTTTTCATGCGCCCGCGGAACCGGTGCTTGATCCCTCACCAGTACAAGCTGCTCCTAATGCTGCAGAAATTTACAAATTTTGAGAACATTAGTTGACTAAGGAATCAAATCTGCCCTTGATAAACACTTGTTTCTCACCAACTAAACAGTAGAAATTCACAGCAACAGCAAGAAACATCAACACTAGTACAAACTCTCAGTACGGTGGGTATCAAGATAAGCCCAATGCTCCACAGTACGGAAGGATTTCAGCATATCCAAGTCGATGACTCTCCTCGCAACAAAAGAAGACAGCTAGCTGAGTCGAAGATGCCAGATGATAATGCAGAAGCTTAATTGGCATGGACTTTCTCTCCTCCCCCACTTCTATGTATTATCTTTTGGTTGTCATGCAAATCGGTTAATGTGGTTCTGAACCTATGTTTCTGTGAACTTTTGCTGTGGACAATGTGGACCTTTTTTTCGGCGACAGTGCTTCTGCTGCTCACCTCCAACGAGCCAATCTATCGCCGCTGCCCGCTGGAATACTGGAGATCTAATACACCCAAAGGAACAAGTATGAGACTGCAAATGGATGTGATGGGGCAGGAATTAACACACCGCGTCTATGGCGTTCCGACCTTGGCGAACCGGACGCAGGAATGAATCTAACGACTGCACCCTCTTCCGTTTTTTTAGAAGAGGACACTCCACCCTCTTCTGTTAGCTTCCGGATAAATTTAGAACAGTCCAGTACACGGCCCAATGCCATGTCAGGCCCATTTGCTAGCTTACCGGCCCTTTTCAAATGTGCAGCAGTGTGGATAGGTGTGAACGGTTCTGATTTTATTACAGTCTGAGCACCATCTGTAATTACGGGCCACATAGCTGATCCTCTTTACCGGTTGGGCCGTTCGCAAATCTTGGAATGCATCCAACGGCCAGGACATCGGGTGGGCACGGGCCGATACGCTCCAAAATGGGGTGGGCACGGGCCACTGTGCGCACAATCGGGTCCATGACGCTGCACACCTTCTCCCGCTCCATCTCGTCCAGCGCCGGGTGCGTCTTCAGGTAGATGTCCACCGCCCTGTACACGCCGTCGTGCTTCGCCCGCGCCTCCTTGGGCACCGCCCCCGCCACGCCCACGAACTTGGAGATCGCCAGCGACTCCTCCGTcgccagctccgccgccacctcgtcCACCATCCTGGCCACCTTCTCCATCGCGCCCGGATCGACCTCTGCAGCTCGGCTGCCGGACAGCGACGCCCGCCGGCGGCTCCGCCCGCTTtccgtcgacgccgccgcatGCCGCTCGACGAAGGCGGCGATGACGCGCCGCACTGTGTCGGTGTTCCTCACGCGCTCTCCGGCGCCGTCGAGCGCGACGCCCAGCAGGTCCCCCGCGGTGGCCTGCTCCAGCACCGCCGCGACGCGGAGCTCCAGGTCGCGGCACGTCTTGGCGGAGGCCTCGGTGGTGACCgcggcgtggaggaggcggcagaggagcgcCGCCGGGATGGGTGCGTCGGCGGCGGAAGGGAGCACGTCCACCACGGACTCGACAAgcgcgcgctggtcctccttgTCCTGGGGGTCGGCGAGGACCTCCGCCAGCGTGAGCTCCGCGTAGGCGCTCGCCGCGTTCGCAAGCACCTTGGGGTCCGCGCGGCGGCACCGCAGCGCCGTGGCGACCTTCTGGAACGACGCCGGCGAGAGCGCCGCGAGCTCGGTCGTCCACCACCCCGGCGGCGTCCTGGTCGGGAACAGCGCCGCGTTGCAGATCCTGAGCGCGACGGCGTCCGCGGCCCGGCGCACGACGCCGAGCTCCTCGGCGGCCGGGAGGAGCGCCTCGCAGGAGCGCAGCACGGTCACCGCGCTGGGCAGCGCGCGGAGGCCGGCCTGCGCGAGGAACTCGTCGACGCGGCGGGCCAGGTCCGCTGGGTGCTGCATGTCGAGGAACGCCGCGGCGcagcggagcgcggcggcgttgCGCGAGGTGATCTCGAAGTTGGCGCCGTAGCAGTAGCGCGCCGCCTTCTCGAacgcgtcggcgccgccgggcaGCGCGGAGAGGTtgagctcgacggcggcggaggggtccTCCTTGGCGATGGCCCGGCGGATGTAGCCGCGCCTGGGCACCATGACCGCCTGGGAGTATACAGAGAAAAACAAAGTTCGTTCACGTCATCAGACGTCGTTCCTGATCGTGTTTCATTGTGATTGTGTCGATCAAAATTCAAAGCAGAAGTCGTTCCCTTGATCGAATAAAAGCAGAGTTTGATTACTGTGATCGTCAGAGGACGTGGTTTCAAACTTTTGTTTTGTTGAGATTGAGATGGATCGTATGTAAATTTACAGCGGTTATGTTTTGCcgccacaaaaaaaaaataggggGATTCATTTTGTGAGGAACAGCAGCGCAGTACCTTGTGGAGAGGGAAGATGGAGTCGGCGATCCGGATGGTAAGGTCGGCAGGGACATCCTGCTGGGACGAAACCCTGCAGGCAACGCATGCACATAAGCATCATCATTCACCCTGGATTGCAGCAGCAAGCTACCAGGCCATGAATGAATTATGTACGAGATTGCGAGTTGTTGAAGATGCATATCTTACCACTGGGTGACCCTGTCCATGGCGGAAGCAGAGATGCTGCAGCCTTGTTGTATACAAGGATCAGAAAAAGATAGCAAGTCGCAGCATGAGCTACGGAGCTCACACTGAAGCTAGGCAAGGTCTGAGGTGAGCAGGAGGAGCAGTCTTTTTGAcccatctcatctcatctcatatATAGAGATGCTGGCCTCTCTCTTTCAGCTACTAGTATATGTTATTCATTTTAGTGCAAGCAATGGATTTTGGGAAGAAGGAAGATCCAAGCAGATCTGATTGGGTCCGTCCTACTAGGATTTTTGCATGGCTGGTGTTTATTGGAGCTCGGCAACTCGATCGATGAGCAACTAGAAAATCGGGCGTCCGTTTGCAAGTTGGGGCTTGGAATGGCGTCCTGGTCTTCTTCATCGTTGTTTCAGTTCTGGGCAACTCAACTCAACTAGTGGTCACTGCTTGCTGAGAGTCGGTCTCTTCTTGGTCTTGGACCAGAGCAGCAGACAGGCCTCCGTCTTGATGGCTACGTACCTAAAATTTCCATGTTCTCCTACAGTATCGCTGTTTCAAAGTTGCGTTGTTCTCAAGAACGCTGTGTTTATTTGCTTAGGTGCAACATAAGCATCCAAATTAAAGTTGAAGAAAAATAATGCGatctagttgcatgcatatACTCTTCCAATGcaatatcaaataaataaataaatgtagCTGTATTTACGGCTCCTAATCACTTGCACACAAACTGTTCAGGAAAAAGAAAGTGATCATGAGAGAAAGCAAAGTACTAAGCTGATGCATCTCATCAGTGTTTCCCATTGCCACTTTGTGATATTGTTTTGCAGCGATGTTTGCCAACTCCACGCACGCATCAACGtcaactagctagctagtgtcCAAGAAAGTGCCATCTCATCAACTAG
The nucleotide sequence above comes from Panicum virgatum strain AP13 chromosome 3K, P.virgatum_v5, whole genome shotgun sequence. Encoded proteins:
- the LOC120696555 gene encoding root phototropism protein 2-like isoform X1 encodes the protein MDRVTQWVSSQQDVPADLTIRIADSIFPLHKAVMVPRRGYIRRAIAKEDPSAAVELNLSALPGGADAFEKAARYCYGANFEITSRNAAALRCAAAFLDMQHPADLARRVDEFLAQAGLRALPSAVTVLRSCEALLPAAEELGVVRRAADAVALRICNAALFPTRTPPGWWTTELAALSPASFQKVATALRCRRADPKVLANAASAYAELTLAEVLADPQDKEDQRALVESVVDVLPSAADAPIPAALLCRLLHAAVTTEASAKTCRDLELRVAAVLEQATAGDLLGVALDGAGERVRNTDTVRRVIAAFVERHAAASTESGRSRRRASLSGSRAAEVDPGAMEKVARMVDEVAAELATEESLAISKFVGVAGAVPKEARAKHDGVYRAVDIYLKTHPALDEMEREKVCSVMDPIVRTVARAHPILERIGPCPPDVLAVGCIPRFANGPTALGAACTGEGSSTGSAGA
- the LOC120696555 gene encoding root phototropism protein 2-like isoform X2, which produces MDRVTQWVSSQQDVPADLTIRIADSIFPLHKAVMVPRRGYIRRAIAKEDPSAAVELNLSALPGGADAFEKAARYCYGANFEITSRNAAALRCAAAFLDMQHPADLARRVDEFLAQAGLRALPSAVTVLRSCEALLPAAEELGVVRRAADAVALRICNAALFPTRTPPGWWTTELAALSPASFQKVATALRCRRADPKVLANAASAYAELTLAEVLADPQDKEDQRALVESVVDVLPSAADAPIPAALLCRLLHAAVTTEASAKTCRDLELRVAAVLEQATAGDLLGVALDGAGERVRNTDTVRRVIAAFVERHAAASTESGRSRRRASLSGSRAAEVDPGAMEKVARMVDEVAAELATEESLAISKFVGVAGAVPKEARAKHDGVYRAVDIYLKTHPALDEMEREKVCSVMDPIKLSYQARLHASQNRRLPLQAVLSALYYDQLKLRSAGAGGEGDDRWDDTQTTAAGKARAQARADASLARENEALRSELARMRALVSGTQQPSKGSGSSRSPAGKKATFLGSVSRTLSRLNPFKGGWAKQDTASFADSSRDAMTHVMKPKRRRSSIS